In Phocoena sinus isolate mPhoSin1 chromosome X, mPhoSin1.pri, whole genome shotgun sequence, a genomic segment contains:
- the ARMCX4 gene encoding armadillo repeat-containing X-linked protein 4, producing the protein MGRVQEVGWVTAGLMIWAGACYCIYRLTKGRAQSVRRLARNGSRVKMETVVGIQNQTLAMCEAMVGTEIETRSKPKTGAETGAGGGAGAEVETNTTATARIKANSQAKAWAEAETETQSEAKTVAGTVVITEAMILTEAKASEVAMKEAVTQTDSESGRLVKKEAVTQTKAKAWALGARAETKKEAMTQTKAETRILAEKETEMNRVMVTQNEALAVIREVAKMGTINKIGSVAETKLRALEETVSVAKTQSEARSGTSVDAKGNHNTKSKAESGADMKSCALSQAVAKMQVDDMLGTGVEAKGNCKTASQAGSVADMRASAQSQIVAKTEAVPGAMVDAGVNTNAMCEAGVGAGTSASTQSQTVTKKQTETMSSARVDDRGNNNVTSKAMTGADTRAAAQPQAVASAQAEATSDARGKGRGNSNAISKVGVGTDTESYTQPQPKANVQADALPDDRIKAQGNANTKSKEEDGTDTKAQSQTSTKSQAEALPSTRGKARGKAKGKCKAGVGADMKTCAQPQAGVKAQAEIFPDSRTDGRGDPDTISGPGAKAELRACGQPQEMASSQGEALPGAKKKVQDNPNAVSKSGAGPHAKSSAQPQAMANTQGEALPGVKNKVRGNPNTVSKAGTGQDTKGSAQSETDTTSTAQPQAVASSQGEALCGTKNKIQGNPNAVSKAGTGSDTKNSAQPQAVANSQGETLPGVKIKVRSNLNAVSKAGAGPDTKGSAQPQTDTTGSAQPQAVANSWGEALSATKNKVRGNPNAMSKAGAGPDSTCSAQPQTDTANTVQPQSVANSQGEVLPGAKNKVRGNPNDVSKVGSGPDTVGSVQSQAESNSQGEALPGARNKVRGNPNAVSKVGSGPDTKGSAQPQAAANSQGETLYGTKNKVRGNPNAVSKVGSKTDTKGSAQPQAAASSLGEALCGTKNKVRGNPSAVPKAGAGPDTADSAQPQTDKTGSTQPQAVASSQGDALLGARSKVKGNPNAVSKAGTGPGTTGSAPPQAVANSQGEALLGARSKVRGNHVAESKVEAGACTMGSDQRQSVAHSQSKTSYGAKDKAMRKSEAEATGDASVKPKPKAKATPTSESEGGAGTQACKKSQPKVHDYYWNGIGVEDWIASERWIKFRFQARDGYWENSMSWADDENEANVESWSAARGENEVGIQSWAGAGDQTSGGLWAGSHASEQSWAAGQASGGYWVEAGNKAVGGSWTVAENQASGASWAGTGNQAVVVPWNGAQASESSWAGGQASGVSWTGGETIGVSWTVVENQANGASWAGAEAQASGRSQDGAGIQANGGSWAQATAGNVVNIGYWAVAVDQATGGSWILTSDLSGGASWVGTSDLSGGGSKPRLEHQTNENVSWAGAGLGPVNQSSGRAWADTADQASGGSGLGLVDESSGGSWVTAGEQPNRGSRPGLADQSSVGSWTGTGNQASEGFLVGAVDQASGGSWTGTRDQPGGGSQPGFKDQVSEEESLAGAGSQAGGGTRLGPEDQSSGGSWADSGDQASGGFLVGAVDQANEGSWVGPGHQAGGETKPIYEDQAKSGRVSWADSGGQASGGSTLGPRDQSVGDSWAGIGDQASGGSRPVLKDQFTGWFYACSGSQANTGDSWVGASGQAIGGPGLGPMNQSSGGSWADTGSQVSGGSWAGAGDQAGSCSKPGFEDQASGGAFWSGAQDHAIGGSSPGLADQASGGSWVGTGSQASGRSWIVAGNQAGSCSKPGFEDQASGGASWAGTGDQACGKSWAGSKPGNEASRGSSLGPEEQESGGSWARPGDQTSRRSQVSAGTEANEGSWFGAGSEASTGSWFWRGEEAGIVSSSGDKNEASIESSSVVREEAIISSRFGAENKNSIGSWIRSDEAACMDSCVGAEAGAGVGAEVRQESWLWDGDTATTGSRLGVGEEAGMGSWTLAGDVDEDELSRASSPDIEEISLRSLFWAESENSNAFRSKREKDVNFEHRAGDKASTKDKLEAAGGVDVKSCFWDSNENRSEDKSAPKTKAKKSAESRVTYPSMVPGAGMGSWAGAMIWTEMKFPYQNESCFPPEDELRKQIRSGEKTQPWACRCRHETNMDPRELEKLICMIEMTEDPSIHEIANNALYNSRDYPFSHEVIRNAGRISIIEGLLNNPYPSVRQKALNALNNISVAAENHRKVKTYLNQVCEDTITYPLNSNVQLAGLRLIKHLTIISEYQHMVTNYISEFLRLLTVGSGETKDHILGMLLNFSKNPSMTKDLLIANAPASLINIFSKKETKENILNALSLFENINYHFKRRAKVFTQDKFSKNSLYFIFQRPKACAKKLRVLAAEYNDPEVKERVELLLSKL; encoded by the coding sequence ATGGGTCGTGTTCAGGAAGTGGGCTGGGTGACCGCAGGACTGATGATCTGGGCTGGTGCTTGCTACTGCATTTACAGATTAACCAAGGGAAGAGCCCAGAGTGTGAGGAGACTTGCCAGAAATGGGTCCAGAGTCAAAATGGAGACTGTGGTTGGGATACAGAACCAGACCTTGGCGATGTGTGAAGCCATGGTTGGGACAGAGATTGAGACTAGATCCAAGCCCAAGACTGGAGCAGAAACTGGagcaggaggtggggctggggctgaaGTAGAGACTAATACCACTGCTACAGCCAGAATCAAAGCCAACTCTCAAGCCAAGGCATGGGccgaggcagagacagagacccAATCTGAGGCCAAGACAGTGGCTGGAACAGTGGTCATAACAGAGGCAATGATTCTGACTGAGGCCAAAGCCAGTGAAGTGGCCATGAAAGAAGCAGTGACCCAAACTGACTCTGAGTCTGGGAGACTAGTCAAGAAAGAGGCAGTGACCCAGACCAAGGCTAAAGCTTGGGCACTTGGTGCTAGGGCAGAGACCAAGAAAGAAGCAATGACCCAGACCAAAGCAGAAACTCGTATATTGGctgaaaaagagacagaaatgaaCAGAGTGATGGTGACACAGAATGAGGCCTTGGCAGTAATCAGGGAAGTGGCCAAGATGGGTACCATAAACAAGATTGGAAGTGTGGCTGAGACCAAGTTGAGAGCCCTGGAAGAGACTGTGAGTGTGGCCAAGACTCAGTCTGAGGCCAGGTCTGGTACCTCAGTTGATGCTAAGGGAAATCATAACACCAAGTCCAAGGCAGAATCTGGAGCAGACATGAAGTCCTGTGCACTGTCTCAGGCTGTGGCCAAGATGCAGGTTGACGACATGCTTGGTACTGGGGTTGAGGCCAAGGGGAATTGCAAAACTGCGTCTCAGGCAGGGTCTGTGGCAGATATGAGGGCTTCTGCTCAGTCTCAGATTGTAGCCAAGACTGAAGCTGTGCCTGGGGCAATGGTTGATGCCGGGGTTAATACCAATGCCATGTGTGAGGCAGGGGTTGGGGCAGGTACAAGTGCTTCTACACAGTCTCAGACTGTGACCAAGAAACAGACTGAGACAATGTCTAGTGCCAGGGTTGATGATAGGGGAAATAACAATGTCACATCTAAGGCAATGACTGGAGCTGACACGAGGGCTGCCGCTCAGCCTCAAGCTGTAGCCAGTGCTCAGGCTGAGGCTACGTCTGATGCCAGGGGTAAGGGTAGAGGCAATTCCAATGCCATATCTAAGGTGGGGGTTGGGACAGACACTGAGTCCTATACACAGCCTCAGCCTAAGGCCAATGTCCAGGCTGATGCCTTGCCTGATGACAGGATTAAGGCTCAGGGCAATGCCAACACCAAGTCTAAAGAAGAGGATGGGACAGACACAAAGGCACAGTCTCAGACTTCCACTAAGAGCCAGGCTGAGGCTCTACCTAGTACCAGAGGTAAAGCTAGGGGCAAAGCCAAAGGCAAGTGTAAGGCAGGGGTCGGAGCAGACATGAAAACCTGTGCACAGCCTCAAGCTGGGGTCAAGGCCCAAGCTGAAATTTTCCCTGATTCCAGGACTGATGGCAGGGGTGATCCTGATACCATTTCTGGGCCAGGGGCTAAGGCAGAACTAAGGGCCTGTGGTCAGCCTCAGGAAATGGCCAGTTCCCAGGGCGAGGCCTTGCCTGGTGCCAAGAAGAAGGTCCAGGACAATCCCAATGCTGTGTCTAAGTCAGGGGCTGGGCCACATGCAAAGAGCTCTGCACAGCCCCAGGCTATGGCCAATACCCAAGGGGAAGCCTTGCCTGGTGTCAAGAATAAAGTCCGGGGCAATCCCAATACTGTGTCTAAGGCAGGTACTGGGCAAGATACAAAGGGCTCTGCCCAGTCTGAAACAGATACAACAAGCACTGCTCAGCCCCAGGCTGTGGCCAGTTCTCAGGGTGAGGCCTTGTGTGGTACTAAGAATAAGATCCAGGGCAATCCTAATGCTGTGTCTAAAGCAGGGACTGGATCAGATACAAAGAACTCTGCCCAGCCCCAAGCTGTGGCCAATTCCCAAGGTGAGACTTTGCCTGGTGTCAAGATTAAAGTCAGGAGCAATCTCAACGCTGTGTCTAAGGCGGGGGCTGGGCCAGATACAAAGGGCTCTGCCCAGCCTCAAACAGATACAACAGGCTCTGCTCAGCCCCAGGCTGTGGCCAATTCCTGGGGTGAAGCCTTGTCTGCTACTAAGAATAAGGTCCGGGGCAATCCCAATGCTATGTCTAAAGCAGGGGCTGGGCCAGATTCAACGTGTTCTGCCCAGCCTCAAACAGATACAGCAAACACTGTCCAGCCCCAATCAGTGGCCAATTCTCAGGGTGAGGTCTTGCCTGGTGCCAAGAATAAGGTCAGGGGTAATCCCAATGATGTGTCTAAGGTAGGGTCTGGGCCAGATACAGTGGGCTCTGTTCAGTCCCAAGCTGAGTCTAATTCCCAAGGTGAAGCCTTACCTGGTGCCAGAAATAAGGTCCGGGGCAATCCCAATGCTGTGTCTAAGGTAGGGTCTGGGCCAGATACAAAGGGCTCTGCCCAGCCCCAGGCTGCAGCCAATTCCCAGGGTGAGACCTTATATGGTACTAAGAATAAGGTCCGGGGCAATCCCAATGCTGTGTCTAAGGTAGGGTCTAAGACAGATACGAAGGGCTCTGCTCAGCCCCAGGCTGCAGCCAGTTCCCTGGGTGAGGCCTTGTGTGGTACTAAGAATAAGGTCCGGGGTAATCCCAGTGCTGTGCCTaaggcaggggctgggccagaTACAGCAGACTCTGCCCAGCCTCAGACAGATAAAACAGGCTCTACTCAGCCCCAGGCTGTGGCCAGTTCCCAGGGTGACGCCTTGCTTGGTGCCAGGAGTAAGGTCAAGGGCAATCCCAATGCTGTGTCTAAAGCAGGGACTGGACCAGGTACAACAggctctgccccaccccaggctgtGGCCAATTCCCAGGGTGAGGCCTTGCTTGGTGCCAGGAGTAAGGTTAGGGGCAATCATGTTGCTGAGTCTAAGGTAGAGGCTGGTGCATGTACGATGGGCTCTGACCAGCGTCAGTCTGTAGCCCATTCCCAGAGTAAGACCTCGTATGGGGCAAAGGACAAGGCTATGCGTAAGTCTGAGGCAGAAGCCACAGGAGATGCCTCTGTAAAGCCAAAGCCGAAGGCTAAGGCCACGCCCACTTCTGAGAGTGAGGGTGGGGCAGGCACTCAGGCCTGCAAAAAGTCTCAGCCTAAGGTCCATGACTACTACTGGAATGGGATTGGTGTTGAGGACTGGATTGCTTCTGAGCGGTGGATCAAATTTAGGTTTCAGGCTAGGGATGGATACTGGGAGAATAGCATGTCCTGGGCTGATGATGAGAATGAAGCCAATGTTGAATCCTGGAGTGCAGCTAGGGGTGAGAATGAGGTTGGTATTCAATcctgggctggagctggggacCAGACCAGTGGAGGGCTCTGGGCTGGGAGTCATGCCAGTGAACAGTCCTGGGCTGCAGGCCAGGCCAGTGGGGGTTACTGGGTAGAGGCTGGGAACAAGGCTGTTGGAGGGTCCTGGACTGTGGCTGAGAACCAGGCTAGTGGGGCTTCTTGGGCTGGCACTGGCAACCAGGCTGTTGTGGTGCCCTGGAATGGAGCTCAGGCCAGTGAGAGTtcctgggctgggggccaggccaGTGGGGTATCCTGGACTGGGGGAGAGACCATTGGAGTGTCCTGGACTGTGGTTGAGAATCAGGCCAATGGAGCAtcctgggctggggctgaggcACAGGCCAGTGGAAGGTCCCAGGATGGGGCTGGGATTCAGGCTAATGGAGGGTCCTGGGCTCAGGCTACAGCTGGGAATGTGGTTAACATTGGGTACTGGGCTGTGGCTGTGGACCAGGCTACTGGAGGGTCCTGGATTCTGACTAGTGATCTTTCTGGCGGTGCATCCTGGGTTGGGACTAGTGATTTGTCTGGTGGTGGATCCAAGCCTAGACTTGAGCATCAGACCAATGAAAATGTGTCCTGggctggagctgggctggggcctgTAAACCAGTCCAGTGGAAGGGCCTGGGCTGACACTGCAGACCAAGCCAGTGGAGGGTCTGGGCTAGGGCTTGTGGATGAGTCCAGTGGTGGGTCCTGGGTTACAGCTGGAGAACAGCCCAATAGAGGGTCTAGGCCAGGGCTTGCAGACCAGTCCAGTGTTGGGTCCTGGACTGGCACTGGGAACCAGGCCAGTGAAGGATTCTTGGTGGGGGCCGTGGATCAGGCCAGTGGGGGTTCTTGGACTGGGACTCGTGATCAGCCTGGTGGTGGGTCCCAGCCTGGATTTAAGGATCAGGTCAGTGAAGAAGAGTCTTTGGCTGGGGCTGGTAGCCAGGCTGGTGGAGGGACTAGGTTGGGGCCTGAGGACCAGTCCAGTGGAGGATCTTGGGCTGACTCTGGGGACCAAGCCAGTGGAGGTTTCTTGGTTGGGGCTGTGGACCAGGCCAATGAAGGGTCCTGGGTTGGACCTGGGCATCAGGCTGGTGGTGAGACAAAGCCTATATATGAGGATCAGGCCAAATCTGGAAGAGTGTCTTGGGCTGACAGTGGGGGCCAGGCTAGTGGAGGGTCTACACTGGGGCCCAGGGACCAGTCCGTTGGAGATTCTTGGGCTGGCATTGGGGACCAGGCCAGTGGAGGATCCAGGCCAGTGCTCAAGGATCAGTTCACTGGATGGTTCTATGCTTGCAGTGGGAGTCAGGCCAATACAGGAGATTCCTGGGTTGGGGCTAGTGGCCAGGCCATTGGAGGGCCTGGGCTTGGGCCCATGAACCAGTCCAGTGGTGGGTCCTGGGCTGATACTGGGAGTCAGGTCAGTGGAGGGtcttgggctggggctggggatcAGGCTGGTAGCTGTTCCAAACCTGGATTTGAGGATCAGGCCAGTGGAGGAGCGTTCTGGTCTGGTGCTCAGGACCATGCCATTGGAGGGTCTAGTCCAGGGCTTGCAGACCAGGCCAGTGGTGGGTCCTGGGTTGGTACTGGGAGTCAGGCCAGTGGAAGGTCCTGGATTGTGGCTGGGAATCAAGCTGGTAGCTGTTCCAAACCTGGGTTTGAGGATCAGGCCAGTGGAGGAGCCTCCTGGGCTGGCACTGGGGATCAGGCTTGTGGAAAATCCTGGGCTGGGTCTAAGCCTGGGAATGAGGCCAGTAGAGGGTCTAGCTTAGGGCCTGAAGAGCAGGAAAGTGGAGGTTCCTGGGCTAGGCCTGGAGACCAGACCAGTAGAAGGTCTCAGGTGAGTGCTGGGACAGAGGCCAATGAAGGATCCTGGTttggggctgggagtgaggctaGTACAGGGTCTTGGTTCTGGAGAGGGGAAGAAGCTGGTATTGTGTCTAGCTCTGGAGATAAAAATGAGGCCAGTATTGAATCCAGCTCAGTGGTTAGGGAAGAGGCTATCATTAGTTCTAGATTTGGGGCTGAGAACAAAAACAGTATTGGGTCCTGGATCAGATCTGATGAGGCTGCCTGTATGGATTCCTGTgtgggggctgaggctggggctggggttggggctGAGGTCAGGCAGGAGTCTTGGCTCTGGGATGGAGATACAGCCACTACAGGGTCTAGGCTTGGGGTTGGGGAAGAGGCTGGCATGGGGTCCTGGACTTTGGCTGGAGATGTAGATGAGGATGAGCTAAGTAGAGCATCCAGCCCTGATATTGAGGAGATAAGTTTAAGGTCCTTGTTTTGGGCTGAGAGTGAGAACAGTAATGCATTCAGATCGAAGCGTGAGAAAGATGTCAATTTTGAGCATAGGGCTGGAGATAAGGCCAGCACCAAGGATAAGCTTGAAGCTGCTGGTGGAGTCGATGTAAAGTCTTGTTTCTGGGATAGTAATGAAAACAGAAGTGAGGACAAATCTGCACCTAAGACTAAAGCCAAAAAGTCAGCTGAGTCAAGAGTCACATATCCATCTATGGTCCCTGGGGCAGGAATGGGGTCATGGGCGGGAGCCATGATCTGGACAGAAATGAAATTTCCATATCAAAATGAATCCTGCTTCCCACCTGAAGATGAGCTCAGAAAGCAGATCAGGTCTGGGGAGAAAACTCAGCCTTGGGCCTGCCGCTGTAGACATGAAACTAATATGGATCCACGAGAGCTTGAAAAACTCATTTGCATGATTGAGATGACTGAAGATCCTTCTATTCATGAAATAGCCAATAATGCTCTGTATAACAGCCGTGATTACCCATTCTCCCATGAAGTCATTCGTAATGCAGGTAGAATCTCAATCATTGAAGGCTTGCTCAATAATCCCTACCCCAGTGTTAGGCAGAAGGCTTTAAATGCACTGAATAACATCTCGGTGGCTGCTGAAAATCACAGGAAGGTTAAAACATACTTAAACCAAGTATGTGAAGACACCATCACCTACCCCTTGAATTCAAATGTGCAGCTGGCTGGATTGAGATTGATAAAGCACCTGACTATTATTAGTGAATATCAGCATATGGTTACAAATTACATTTCAGAATTTCTTCGTTTGTTAACTGTGGGAAGTGGAGAAACTAAAGACCATATTTTGGGaatgcttttaaatttctctaaaaatCCATCTATGACAAAAGACTTGCTCATTGCCAATGCACCAGCATCACTGATTAATATCTTTAGcaagaaagagacaaaggaaaatattcttaatGCTCTTTcactatttgaaaatataaattaccattttaaaagaagagcaaaagTATTTACCCAGGACAAGTTCAGTAAAAATTCCCTTTATTTCATATTCCAACGACCTAAAGCATGTGCCAAGAAACTTCGAGTCTTAGCAGCAGAATACAATGACCCTGAGGTGAAAGAAAGAGTTGAGCTATTATTAAGTAAACTCTGA
- the LOC116747784 gene encoding LOW QUALITY PROTEIN: 60S ribosomal protein L23-like (The sequence of the model RefSeq protein was modified relative to this genomic sequence to represent the inferred CDS: inserted 1 base in 1 codon): protein MSKRGRGGSSGAKFRISLGLLVGAVINCADNTGAKNLYIISVKGIKGRLNRLPAAGVGDMVMAIVKKGKAELRKKVHPAVVIRQRKSHRRKDGVFXYFEDNAGVIVNNKGEMKSSAITGPVAKECADLWPRIASDAGSIA from the exons ATGTCGAAGCGAGGACGTGGTGGGTCCTCTGGTGCGAAATTCCGGATTTCCTTGGGTCTTCTGGTTGGAGCCGTGATCAACTGTGCTGACAACACAGGAGCCAAAAATCTGTATATCATCTCTGTGAAGGGGATCAAGGGACGACTGAATAGACTTCCTGCTGCTGGTGTGGGTGACATGGTGATGGCCATAGTCAAGAAAGGCAAAGCAGAGCTCAGAAAGAAGGTACATCCAGCAGTGGTAATTCGACAACGAAAGTCACACCGGAGAAAAGATGGTGTGT CTTATTTTGAAGATAACGCAGGGGTCATAGTAAACAATAAAGGCGAGATGAAAAGTTCTGCCATCACAGGACCAGTTGCAAAGGAATGTGCAGACTTGTGGCCCAGGATTGCATCCGATGCTGGCAGCATTGCATGA